The genomic DNA ATATGGAGGAGTATTCCAATTCAAAAGAAGTTTTGGTGAGAACTTGTTTGGGAGTAAACCAGCAAAATGGATATTATCTAGAAGTTTATCCCAATCCAGCCACCAATCAAATTACTTTTGAGCTGCCCAACATCAATAAACAAAGCCAGCTCCAAATTAAAGATATCTATGGCAAGGTCATCGCTACACTAATAATAAAACCAAATCAAAGCAAGCTCATATGGGAATGTAGTGGTATTGCCAGCGGTGTTTATTTTTATGAGGGAGAGATTTCGGGGGAGGTCTATCGTGGGAAGTTTTTGGTAAAATAAAAAATTAACCTTGTCGGGGCGCGACTCCAAGTCGCACCCCGAC from Lentimicrobium sp. L6 includes the following:
- a CDS encoding T9SS type A sorting domain-containing protein → MEEYSNSKEVLVRTCLGVNQQNGYYLEVYPNPATNQITFELPNINKQSQLQIKDIYGKVIATLIIKPNQSKLIWECSGIASGVYFYEGEISGEVYRGKFLVK